From a region of the Helianthus annuus cultivar XRQ/B chromosome 5, HanXRQr2.0-SUNRISE, whole genome shotgun sequence genome:
- the LOC110943322 gene encoding uncharacterized protein LOC110943322 → MASKRRFKNTRLIDNTLVGESSNRLLAKERRKMRKLYLDSKRSNSKKQSTGPFSRGCSKVNNRSQVIDKENYNPNISSSSNNFHTVRNLKYVTTSASSSTITTSGFPLNNKFTTSTSTRFSIVSNIVTQSSNSIGQSSSTLTKLNSGKQKLLPKKRRIDPLPMLDLTSDDENVVFAPIQDPCKGVSTDYLDHGNQSLKCEMCDSLLWTDEGGKGRITLGKLTYSLCCGYGKVELPDLKEPSSIYKDLFANSNENSKYFLKNIRRYNSMFAFTSMGGKVDSSINSGRAPYVFRISGQNFHSLGGLVPAPGKQPKFSQLYIYDTENEVSNRNKLFSDSTNKSDLHLKQIDLHLIKFLKDFLDNNNQLVKSYRIARNHFNDNPNENFKLRIIYKRDLDGRTYNLPSSSEVAALIVGGIQEIVDHRDIVVESHTEGLQRISELHPSYLALQYPILFPNGDDGYRIDIPHRDGISTLKKISPKCTMREFFAYRIQDRSTSFSLILNARRLFQQFLVDAYTMIESERLNYIRFQQKHLRSESYKNLQKFKNEGKEDLSNTGVQLVLPSSFTGGSRYMQQNYLDAMAICKWFGYPDFFITVTCNPKWPEIIRYLRNTSIKQEDIPDIMCRLFKMKLDSIIKDLKDKKVLGALSAAVYTVEFQKRGLPHAHICIFLKPESKLLSVDHVDKFISAEIPDKIQDPALYALVSEFMIHGPCGNANPNCPCMVDNRCSKKFPKKFINETITDAEGFPVYRRRDNGNTIIKSKVQLDNRSVVPYNPLLLKRYQAHINVEWCNQAGSIKYLFKYINKGPDKASLVVSNGDGTDNEQTAKDEIKAYYDCRYVSACEASWRIFANEVHYRFPPVMRLPFHMEGQQNVVFGAEDDIEEVLDKPSVSSSIFLKWMEMNINNEEARKLTDACYAMGLLDDDMEYIEAIKEASFTGDGHYIRALFVTLLLSNTLSRPEFVFEQTWKYLGDDILYKTRKETKNKDLVMSDDRLKNKTLVEIEKYLIRNGSSLTRWPTIPYPDYDSFAVGNNRLVDEELSFSVPQIMTAVEGDKGGVFFVYGYGGTGKTFLWKTLALTVRSREQIVLNVASSGIASLLMSRGRTAHSRFHIPINLDESSMCHIRPDGDVAYLLKQTRLIIWDEAPMVHRHAFEALDRTLKDIFVDKSNCQSDVLFGGKVIVFGGDFRQILPVIPNGSRQEIVNASLSSSYIWPHCKLLTLTKNMRLTVGVLPYTVESTKRFAQWLLDIGEGKVGGDNDGVATVEIPSDLLIIDSLDPIESLIQFVYPSVLERYKDRDYFSERAILTPKNEVISGLPNHRLVLKLGVPIMLLRNIDQQNGLCNGTRLQVTFLGKRVIEAEIISGANVGTRTFIPRISMVPSDKKIPFAFQRRQFPVAVCFAMTINKSQGQSLSKVGLFLKEPVFTHGQLYVALSRVKSREGVKMLILDKDGKPTNTTTNVVYKEVFTHL, encoded by the exons ATGGCAAGTAAGAGAAGATTTAAAAATACACGGTTGATTGATAATACTTTAGTCGGGGAATCATCTAACA GATTACTTGctaaagaaagaagaaaaatgcGCAAGCTCTATCTTGATAGCAAACGATCGAATTCAAAGAAACAAAGTACTGGTCCTTTTAGTAGAGGATGCTCAAAAGTCAATAATCGGTCTCAGGTCATCGACAAAGAGAATTATAATCCAAATATTTCTTCATCATCTAATAATTTTCACACAGTGCGGAACTTGAAATATGTAACCACATCAGCATCATCAAGTACCATCACGACCA GTGGTTTTCCTTTGAATAACAAATTTACCACTTCTACAAGTACTCGGTTTTCTATTGTTTCAAACATTGTTACACAAAGCAGTAACTCCATTGGTCAATCGTCTTCAACGTTAACAAAGCTGAATTCCGGTAAACAAAAGCTTTTACCTAAGAAACGCCGTATTGATCCTCTTCCAATGTTAGATCTTACGTCTGATGATGAGAATGTAGTCTTTGCTCCCATTCAAGACCCTTGTAAGGGTGTATCGACAG ATTATTTGGATCACGGTAATCAAAGCCTTAAATGTGAGATGTGTGATTCATTGTTATGGACTGACGAAGGTGGTAAAGGGAGAATTACATTGGGTAAGTTAACCTATAGCTTATGTTGTGGTTATGGAAAAGTGGAGCTTCCGGATTTGAAAGAGCCTTCTTCAATATACAAGGATCTATTTGCAAATTCTAATGAAAACAGCAAGTATTTTCTAAAGAATATCCGTCGATATAATTCTATGTTCGCATTCACATCCATGGGTGGAAAAGTAGATTCAAGCATCAATAGTGGGAGGGCACCTTATGTATTTCGTATAAGTGGACAGAATTTTCATTCATTAGGTGGTTTGGTACCTGCACCTGGAAAACAGCCAAAGTTCTCCCAGCTTTATATTTATGACACTGAGAATGAAGTTTCAAATCGAAACAAGTTGTTCAG TGACTCCACAAATAAGTCCGACTTGCATTTAAAGCAAATAGATCTTCATCTCAtaaagtttttaaaagacttcctGGATAATAATAATCAGTTGGTTAAAAGTTACAGAATAGCAAGAAACCACTTCAATGATAATCCTAATGAGAACTTCAAACTTCGTATCATTTACAAAAGAGATCTTGATGGTCGTACTTACAACTTGCCTTCATCTTCTGAAGTTGCTGCATTGATTGTTGGTGGTATCCAAGAAATAGTTGACCATCGTGATATTGTTGTTGAGTCTCACACGGAAGGTCTTCAACGAATAAGTGAACTTCATCCATCATATCTTGCACTTCAGTATCCAATTCTTTTTCCCAATGGTGATGACGGATATAGAATAGACATTCCTCATAGGGATGGTATAAGTACTTTAAAGAAAATTAGTCCCAAGTGTACAATGAGAGAATTCTTTGCTTATAGAATCCAAGATCGATCAACTTCATTTTCGCTAATATTAAATGCCCGCAGATTGTTCCAGCAATTTTTGGTTGATGCATATACCATGATCGAGAGTGAAAGACTTAATTATATCCGTTTTCAACAAAAACATCTTAGGTCTGAATCATACAAAAATCTTCAGAAATTTAAGAATGAAGGAAAAGAGGATCTATCTAATACTGGTGTACAGTTAGTACTACCATCATCTTTTACTGGTGGGTCTCGGTATATGCAGCAAAATTATCTAGATGCTATGGCTATTTGCAAATGGTTCGGGTATCCTGATTTTTTCATTACGGTGACATGTAATCCTAAGTGGCCAGAGATTATCCGATACCTTCGAAATACTTCTATTAAGCAAGAGGACATACCAGATATTATGTGTCGTTTGTTTAAGATGAAACTGGATTCAATTATAAAGGATTTGAAGGACAAGAAAGTGCTTGGAGCACTAAGTGCAG CGGTTTATACTGTTGAATTTCAAAAACGTGGGTTGCCACATGCTCACATTTGTATTTTTTTGAAACCTGAATCCAAGCTTCTCTCCGTTGATCACGTAGACAAATTCATATCTGCTGAGATACCAGATAAGATTCAAGATCCCGCTCTTTATGCTCTTGTATCCGAGTTTATGATTCATGGTCCATGTGGAAATGCAAATCCCAATTGTCCTTGTATGGTTGATAATAGATGTTCaaaaaaatttccaaaaaaattCATTAATGAAACAATTACCGATGCTGAAGGTTTCCCTGTATACAGAAGAAGAGATAATGGAAACACCATTATCAAGTCCAAAGTTCAATTGGACAACAGAAGTGTCGTTCCATATAATCCGCTTCTTTTGAAAAGATACCAAGCTCACATTAATGTAGAATGGTGCAATCAAGCGGGTTCtatcaaatatttgtttaaatacaTTAATAAAGGTCCAGACAAAGCATCGCTTGTGGTGTCAAATGGAGACGGTACAGATAACGAACAAACAGCAAAGGATGAGATCAAAGCTTATTATGATTGTAGGTACGTTTCCGCTTGTGAAGCTTCTTGGAGAATATTTGCAAATGAAGTTCACTATAGGTTTCCTCCAGTTATGAGGCTTCCTTTTCATATGGAAGGTCAACAAAATGTTGTTTTTGGTGCCGAAGACGATATTGAAGAAGTGTTGGACAAGCCATCAGTCTCTTCATCAATTTTTTTAAAGTGGATGGAGATGAACATAAATAATGAGGAAGCACGGAAGCTTAC GGATGCATGTTATGCAATGGGTTTGTTAGACGATGACATGGAATACATCGAAGCTATTAAAGAAGCGAGTTTTACGGGAGATGGTCATTATATTCGTGCATTGTTTGTCACTTTGCTGTTGTCAAACACATTATCAAGACCTGAATTTGTTTTCGAACAAACATGGAAATACTTGGGggatgacattttatacaaaacgAGAAAAGAAACAAAGAACAAAG ATCTTGTAATGTCAGATGACAGATTGAAGAACAAGACATTGGTGGAGATTGAGAAGTACCTCATTCGAAATGGGTCCTCTTTGACACGATGGCCAACAATTCCTTATCCTGATTACGATTCGTTTGCTGTTGGAAACAATCGTCTGGTTGACGAAGAACTGTCTTTTAGTGTTCCTCAG ATAATGACAGCCGTTGAAGGCGACAAAGGAGGTGTATTTTTTGTTTACGGATATGGAGGAACGGGGAAGACGTTTTTGTGGAAGACGTTAGCCTTAACCGTTAGGTCGAGAGAGCAGATTGTTTTAAATGTGGCTTCAAGTGGTATTGCTTCACTTCTAATGTCAAGAGGTAGAACGGCTCATTCTAGATTTCACATCCCCATTAATTTAGATGAGAGTTCTATGTGTCACATAAGGCCCGATGGTGATGTAGCTTATCTGCTTAAACAAACTAGGTTGATTATATGGGACGAAGCACCCATGGTACATAGACATGCGTTTGAAGCTTTAGATAGAACATTAAAAGATATTTTTGTCGATAAAAGCAATTGTCAGTCGGATGTTTTGTTTGGAGGTAAGGTTATCGTTTTTGGTGGTGATTTTAGACAAATTCTTCCTGTTATTCCAAACGGAAGTAGGCAAGAAATTGTTAACGCTTCGTTGAGTTCATCCTATATATGGCCCCATTGCAAGTTACTTACTTTGACCAAAAACATGAGATTGACTGTTGGTGTTTTACCATATACAGTCGAGTCGACAAAGAGATTTGCCCAATGGCTTCTTGATATTGGCGAGGGTAAAGTTGGAGGGGATAATGATGGTGTAGCAACTGTAGAAATACCATCTGATTTGTTAATCATAGATTCTTTGGATCCCATCGAAAGTTTAATTCAATTTGTATATCCATCTGTTCTTGAAAGATATAAGGATCGAGATTATTTTTCTGAAAGGGCGATTCTGACACCAAAAAACGAGGTG ATATCTGGTTTACCTAATCAtcgtttggttttaaaacttggAGTTCCAATTATGCTTCTTAGGAACATTGATCAGCAAAATGGTTTGTGTAATGGTACAAGGTTACAGGTTACATTTCTTGGAAAGAGGGTTATAGAAGCTGAAATTATATCAGGTGCTAATGTCGGAACCAGAACATTCATACCAAGAATTAGTATGGTTCCCTCCGACAAAAAAATTCCTTTTGCTTTTCAAAGACGACAGTTTCCTGTTGCTGTGTGCTTTGCTATGACGATCAACAAGAGTCAAGGCCAATCTTTATCTAAGGTTGGATTGTTTTTAAAAGAGCCCGTTTTTACACATGGCCAGCTATATGTAGCATTATCAAGAGTTAAATCAAGGGAAGGTGTGAAGATGTTAATTCTTGATAAGGATGGCAAACCTACCAACACAACAACTAATGTGGTTTACAAAGAAGTGTTCACACACTTATGA